One genomic window of Stigmatopora nigra isolate UIUO_SnigA chromosome 13, RoL_Snig_1.1, whole genome shotgun sequence includes the following:
- the LOC144206116 gene encoding uncharacterized protein LOC144206116 isoform X3, which produces MVVFLTNDFATNFYCFKTIKTEGALNLKDDKAPPPPLLQENVFIEASRPKYLEDLHSEALEGLKMMQQEENNTGVEFRDNESTTSTMTAQTDGEGGGFTSDSTIASSVVSMQSSTSTRSSRSGLTRQGSTFRPLNSGKPSEKGRMRRRHRKTVAGIPRHVQREFGLDRGGRPIPSKHDQQDRLDGGRVHRPVDEEEAELTQSIGADDDLALLRRLDLPDGGRPWSLSFPWADDPDALQRETSSPVMSMSPQAAYMSKIIPNAILPPSIEVVEISRGQSRNSLRTLSKSSLLLASPSPSRASGRSSSSKVSSAYRRNPYDTSDASGRSLSGSSETLVSDSSTISDGNVSAKAPSRGRLRELVAEGAAPFGRSLSVTKPKRAPPPPSRSYSLHNKMKRRSRDFPQVEDASPQSDSTSVGGAEHPEAPVDSPGYNGDVSSMDDSMGSALFHANKSPPSSNSAQRFPPPRETWPPEKKAVKVTSPSSGYSSQDCTSPPFPPEGASPKRKRGILAKLQKLFPGTSTPSVHSETKKIAIPPKDPPSRVEKGDSQTTGPSVKTLRDLFDIPPHPKVHAPPAPPPEVWAHSKRTFELLLGPPAPDDVYAIIKKNPKDRRPLRPWTDANAKTPAGDRRQKNQTKVEEGPLRNESETTPGNADSDGNDEKVRASDLLNGMLAKAVESKTRRDLVRGVQSTRASPSPPPSHFPPEPPGKQAVDVNEAASPESSWLPPPPPPTIQVSGISDEFDFPLPPPPLTTEGLLVSPPPVPSPATIVGHRSFSTTPAIIVTTEPEPVNSTPLTIPPPPMYAAPLPPTTDNTKAILSTTHSVSPPTPEPSPPMVRVAPPSVQFTEDPPVQVSQIVPAPPLQDIEEEEEETLASKPHPPPSVPPPPPAPSQPLTLEAVLEIQSILSEAQPVCNGILVPPQSIPPPPPLELLPSTDTSPLNPDRPHLNKTPVSSNSSTPSPSPEPTPPPEPAPPSPARIPTPPPLPIPDLKSLSQHPANANANTSAQKEIPEPSPCAIRDEPAPAVTPSLLQTVKLRPLKGPTEPPPLPTEEPTQDQEVAKTQVLNGLTQNPPTNTEAPQKPIRRSLIIPSSPPADDVPSTSPPATLKSPAAISTSPAPSMNLQEAIRLRTAARSRDASVPRMGTPKDTCPSPTRTASFVFSKSKKMPTDPTTFARKNQHEEAESPTKMKMPPPVAKKPKSKVVSVDSGDGLEQTAGQPVQTQCIMDAEKKSNGADEGSAGGGET; this is translated from the exons ATGGTGGTATTTCTGACCAATGACTTTGCTACTAATTTCTACTGCTTTAAAACGATTAAAACAGAAG GTGCGCTAAATCTGAAGGATGAtaaagccccgcctccaccgcTACTCCAGGAAAACGTGTTTATCGAGGCTAGCCGGCCCAAGTACCTGGAAGACCTTCACAGCGAGGCCTTGGAGGGCTtgaaaatgatgcagcaggaAG AGAACAACACTGGAGTGGAATTCCGAGATAATGAAAGCACCACT TCGACGATGACGGCCCAAACGGACGGCGAGGGCGGCGGCTTCACCAGCGACAGTACCATCGCCTCATCCGTCGTTTCCATGCAATCGTCCACGTCCACCAGATCCTCCCGTTCTGGTCTCACCAGGCAAG GTTCGACTTTCCGGCCTTTAAATTCGGGCAAGCCGTCGGAAAAAGGCCGAATGCGAAGACGACACAGAAAGACGGTGGCCGGAATCCCTCGTCATGTTCAGCGAGAATTCG GATTGGACCGAGGCGGGCGCCCAATCCCTTCAAAGCATGACCAGCAAGATCGCCTGGACGGTGGGCGTGTCCACCGCCCCGTAGACGAAGAGGAGGCGGAGCTAACCCAGTCCATTGGCGCCGATGACGACCTAGCCTTACTACGGCGTTTAGACCTACCCGACGGGGGGCGCCCTTGGTCACTGTCCTTTCCCTGGGCGGACGACCCCGACGCCCTCCAGCGGGAGACGTCGTCCCCGGTCATGTCCATGTCCCCCCAGGCGGCATACATGTCCAAAATCATCCCCAACGCCATATTGCCGCCATCCATCGAGGTGGTGGAGATCAGCCGAGGTCAAAGCCGCAATAGCCTTCGTACGCTAAGCAAGAGCAGCCTTCTCCTCGCCAGCCCTTCGCCATCCCGTGCCTCTGGCAGAAGCTCCTCCTCCAAAGTCAGCTCGGCCTACCGCCGCAACCCTTACGATACGTCGGACGCCTCTGGGCGGAGCCTGTCCGGGTCCTCAGAGACCCTGGTGTCCGATTCGTCCACCATCTCAGACGGGAACGTCTCAGCGAAGGCGCCCTCCAGAGGCCGCCTCAGGGAGCTTGTCGCCGAGGGAGCTGCGCCCTTTGGGCGGAGCCTCTCTGTCACCAAGCCCAAAAGGGCTCCGCCCCCACCCAGCCGATCTTATTCGCTGCACAACAAAATGAAGCGGCGCTCACGAGATTTTCCCCAAGTCGAGGACGCCTCCCCGCAAAGTGACTCCACGTCAGTAGGGGGCGCCGAGCACCCCGAAGCCCCAGTAGACAGCCCCGGCTACAACGGGGACGTCAGCTCCATGGACGACTCCATGGGCTCGGCGTTATTCCATGCCAACAAATCGCCGCCATCCAGCAACTCGGCCCAGCGTTTTCCTCCACCGCGAGAAACATGGCCGCCGGAGAAGAAAGCGGTGAAGGTGACATCCCCCTCCAGCGGCTACTCCAGCCAGGATTGCACATCCCCGCCATTTCCACCAGAGGGCGCCTCGCCAAAGCGCAAGAGGGGGATTCTAGCAAAGCTTCAAAAGTTATTCCCGGGTACTTCCACTCCATCTGTACACTCGGAAACGAAAAAAATCGCAATACCCCCCAAGGACCCCCCGTCTCGGGTGGAAAAGGGGGACAGCCAGACCACCGGGCCGTCCGTGAAGACCCTGAGAGACCTCTTTGACATCCCTCCGCACCCTAAAGTCCACGCCCCTCCGGCGCCCCCTCCCGAGGTTTGGGCCCATAGCAAGCGGACCTTCGAGTTGCTCTTGGGACCCCCCGCCCCGGACGACGTCTACGCCATCATCAAGAAGAACCCCAAAGACAGGAGACCGTTGAGACCGTGGACGGACGCCAACGCCAAGACTCCCGCCGGAGACAGAAGAcagaaaaaccaaacaaaagttGAAGAAGGTCCGCTTCGGAACGAGAGCGAGACGACGCCCGGGAACGCCGATTCGGACGGAAACGACGAGAAGGTGAGAGCAAGTGACCTGTTGAACGGAATGTTGGCCAAAGCGGTGGAGTCGAAGACTCGACGGGATCTGGTCCGTGGCGTCCAATCAACTCGCGCGTCCCCCTCCCCGCCTCCCTCGCACTTCCCTCCGGAGCCCCCCGGCAAACAGGCCGTGGACGTCAACGAGGCGGCGTCCCCGGAATCCTCCTGGCTTCCTCCGCCACCCCCACCCACCATTCAAGTATCTGGCATCTCCGACGAGTTTGATTTCCCCCTTCCGCCTCCGCCCTTGACCACCGAGGGGCTCCTAGTATCACCCCCACCCGTTCCTTCCCCGGCAACGATCGTGGGACACCGGTCCTTTTCCACGACTCCGGCCATTATCGTGACCACGGAACCCGAACCAGTGAATTCCACTCCTCTGACCATCCCGCCTCCACCGATGTACGCGGCGCCCCTTCCGCCTACCACCGACAATACGAAAGCTATTTTGTCCACGACGCATTCGGTTTCTCCACCAACCCCCGAACCAAGTCCTCCAATGGTTCGAGTAGCTCCACCATCGGTCCAGTTTACAGAAGACCCCCCTGTACAGGTCAGCCAAATCGTTCCCGCACCTCCTCTTCAAGAcatcgaagaagaagaagaagaaaccctGGCTTCCAAACCACACCCACCTCCAAGTGTCCCACCCCCACCTCCAGCACCAAGTCAACCCCTAACGTTGGAGGCGGTCCTTGAAATCCAGAGCATCTTATCTGAAGCTCAACCAGTATGTAACGGCATTCTGGTTCCCCCTCAAAGTATTCCGCCTCCACCTCCTTTAGAGCTCCTCCCATCAACCGACACTTCACCCCTCAACCCCGACAGGCCACACCTTAACAAGACCCCCGTTTCAAGCAACAGCTCCACCCCTTCCCCATCCCCGGAACCGACTCCTCCCCCTGAACCAGCTCCTCCCTCACCGGCAAGAATTCCCACGCCGCCACCTCTTCCCATCCCGGATCTGAAGAGTCTTTCGCAGCACCCGGCTAACGCTAATGCTAACACTAGCGCACAAAAGGAAATTCCCGAGCCTTCTCCCTGCGCCATCCGTGACGAACCCGCCCCCGCTGTCACGCCTTCACTGTTACAAACAGTCAAACTGCGGCCCCTTAAAGGCCCCACCGAACCTCCTCCACTACCCACAGAGGAGCCAACTCAAGACCAGGAGGTGGCGAAAACCCAGGTCCTCAACGGCCTCACCCAAAACCCCCCAACCAACACAGAAGCCCCACAGAAGCCCATTCGGAGGTCCCTGATCATACCCTCGTCCCCACCCGCCGATGACGTCCCCTCAACGTCTCCACCCGCCACCCTCAAGTCCCCGGCGGCGATAAGCACCTCCCCCGCTCCCTCCATGAACCTACAGGAAGCCATCCGGCTGCGGACCGCCGCCAGATCCAGGGACGCCTCCGTGCCTCGCATGGGCACGCCGAAAGACACTTGCCCCTCGCCGACCAGAACGGCGAGTTTTGTCTTCTCGAAGAGCAAGAAGATGCCGACGGATCCCACGACTTTTGCACGGAAAAATCAGCACGAGGAGGCGGAGTCGCCGACAAAAATGAAGATGCCACCGCCCGTGGCGAAGAAGCCCAAATCCAAGGTGGTGAGTGTGGACAGTGGCGATGGACTGGAGCAGACTGCAGGACAGCCAGTGCAGACGCAGTGCATCATGG ATGCAGAAAAGAAATCAAATGGTGCAGACGAAGGTAGCGCCGGCGGTGGGGAGACATGA